One part of the Acetoanaerobium sticklandii genome encodes these proteins:
- a CDS encoding lactate dehydrogenase, translating into MKYFKTNSKVLCIQNEAIEKEVQGLLSDSKLIEFQDIEESDSIYYFTIQPKGDFRRSFLLDSIGLMNADKEDISLLYQQEAGDIQNNIDPNFLSLIKAQRVMSINLSHPNWKDCLGNNPLPTSKPIHLNIVGLGDVGGTLLTGLKLTGGNHISTIGIYDKDENKMLRYEQEMEQIHFDGLNMPKVIRLDENDIFDCDVLAFTVATFIPPVGSEIKDVRMAQLEQNSKILKIYAKKAREAKFKGLFAILSDPVDQLCRVAYEQSNTDDSGTKDYLGLASDQIKGYGLGVMHARAVYHAKRNPALASYLEEGRAYGPHGKGLIIANSIDNYDEEISEELTQLALHSNLDVRATGFKPYIAPALSSGCLSLLATIRGDWHYSSVFIDGKFLGCKNRLTKSGVQIEALALPEKLINKLAVTFSDL; encoded by the coding sequence ATGAAATATTTCAAAACTAATAGCAAAGTGTTATGCATTCAAAATGAAGCCATAGAAAAAGAGGTTCAAGGTTTATTGTCAGATTCTAAGTTAATTGAATTTCAGGATATCGAGGAGTCTGATAGCATCTATTATTTTACTATTCAGCCTAAAGGTGATTTTAGACGTTCATTCCTACTAGATAGCATAGGCTTAATGAATGCTGATAAAGAAGATATTTCTCTTCTTTATCAGCAAGAAGCTGGTGATATTCAAAATAATATAGATCCAAATTTTCTGAGCTTAATAAAAGCTCAAAGAGTGATGAGCATTAATTTATCTCATCCAAATTGGAAAGATTGCTTAGGGAATAATCCTCTTCCAACATCTAAACCTATACACCTTAACATAGTAGGTCTAGGAGATGTAGGCGGAACGCTCCTTACAGGACTGAAGCTTACAGGTGGTAACCATATCTCAACTATAGGCATCTACGATAAGGATGAAAACAAAATGCTTCGCTATGAGCAAGAGATGGAGCAAATCCACTTTGACGGTCTAAATATGCCAAAGGTTATTCGCCTAGATGAAAATGACATCTTTGATTGTGATGTGCTGGCATTTACAGTAGCTACTTTTATTCCTCCAGTTGGTAGTGAAATAAAGGATGTGAGAATGGCTCAGCTAGAACAAAACTCTAAAATACTAAAAATATATGCAAAAAAAGCTAGAGAAGCTAAGTTCAAAGGTCTTTTTGCTATTCTTTCTGATCCAGTAGACCAGCTATGTAGGGTTGCCTATGAACAAAGCAACACTGATGATTCTGGAACCAAAGATTACTTAGGCCTTGCAAGCGACCAAATCAAAGGCTATGGGCTTGGAGTTATGCATGCAAGAGCTGTATATCACGCTAAAAGAAATCCTGCTTTAGCTTCATACTTGGAAGAGGGAAGAGCCTATGGCCCTCACGGAAAAGGTCTAATCATAGCAAATAGCATAGATAATTACGATGAAGAAATAAGTGAGGAGCTTACTCAGCTTGCTCTGCACTCAAATTTAGATGTAAGAGCCACAGGCTTCAAGCCTTATATTGCACCTGCTCTGTCTTCAGGCTGTCTTAGCCTCCTAGCCACAATAAGAGGTGACTGGCATTATAGCTCAGTGTTTATAGATGGAAAATTCTTAGGATGTAAAAATAGACTCACTAAAAGCGGTGTCCAAATAGAAGCTTTAGCTTTGCCTGAAAAGCTAATAAACAAACTAGCTGTTACTTTTTCTGATTTATAA
- a CDS encoding flavodoxin family protein has protein sequence MLYIFSSDSPSIQLSEMINAFCHSYSDFKFVTLDNLPSLKPNDKVLFAWEADICGVDTSILKLIHKAYLSSPKFFSGCKGSILCFSKTIFYTKYFSSHIAFLTNNMGLEFIGKPMVEAVESYNNFKNKQRLNNISLKQLCLEECMNLGKRLKNDKHELQQNPKITAVHASHIDRSNTYALMKLILDNLSIEKSIFSLAEERIMDCRGCDFEQCMNFSNHGVCYYEGDKLKDIFKSLDSSQALLVACPNYNDSMPANYFAMINRMTYIYRQKDFSDKYLYAIIVSANSGFDMVAGQIISAFCFNKGFRLAPNFALMEQANEPLSILNLPHINQSMSKYAKDLEKKLKEN, from the coding sequence ATGCTATATATATTTTCATCGGATTCACCTTCAATCCAGCTCTCAGAAATGATTAATGCTTTTTGTCATTCTTATTCTGACTTTAAATTTGTAACTTTAGATAATCTTCCTTCCCTGAAGCCAAATGACAAAGTCCTATTTGCTTGGGAAGCTGATATCTGTGGTGTTGATACCAGTATTTTAAAGCTCATTCACAAAGCATATCTAAGCTCACCTAAATTTTTTAGTGGCTGCAAAGGCTCTATCCTATGCTTTAGCAAGACAATTTTTTACACAAAATATTTTTCAAGCCATATAGCATTTCTAACAAATAATATGGGTCTAGAATTCATAGGAAAACCAATGGTAGAAGCTGTAGAAAGCTACAACAATTTCAAAAACAAACAAAGGCTGAACAATATATCTCTAAAACAGCTATGCCTTGAAGAATGCATGAATCTAGGCAAAAGGCTAAAAAATGACAAGCATGAATTACAGCAAAATCCTAAAATAACTGCAGTTCATGCTAGTCACATAGACAGGTCAAACACCTATGCTCTTATGAAGCTGATACTAGATAACCTATCTATTGAAAAAAGCATATTTTCATTAGCTGAGGAAAGAATAATGGACTGCAGAGGCTGTGACTTCGAGCAGTGTATGAATTTTTCTAATCATGGAGTATGCTATTACGAAGGGGATAAGCTAAAGGATATATTCAAATCTCTTGATTCATCACAAGCTCTGCTTGTTGCCTGTCCAAACTATAACGACTCTATGCCAGCAAACTATTTTGCCATGATTAACAGAATGACATATATTTATAGGCAAAAGGATTTTTCTGATAAATACCTCTACGCTATTATCGTATCTGCAAACTCAGGTTTCGATATGGTTGCAGGCCAGATAATATCAGCCTTTTGCTTTAATAAAGGATTTAGGCTAGCTCCTAACTTTGCTCTTATGGAGCAAGCAAATGAACCTCTTTCAATATTAAACCTTCCTCATATAAACCAAAGTATGAGTAAATATGCTAAAGATTTAGAAAAAAAACTCAAAGAAAATTAA
- a CDS encoding PspC domain-containing protein, translated as MGNRIYRSNSDKILGGVCAGLAEYLDIDPTIIRIIWAVSFFSGFGFLAYIIAWIVIPQKPYGMETYHNQTYHAPSYPKEPQSEGEEIPAEEIDYNQSEEYTASSKAEPNYTKARDYNNDRSDKSAKVIGIGLIIIGGGYLAKKLLGFINIDDKLVFSALLIVVGLFLISKKNK; from the coding sequence ATGGGTAATAGGATTTATCGTTCAAATTCAGACAAAATATTAGGAGGAGTATGTGCTGGACTGGCTGAGTATCTAGACATAGACCCAACTATCATAAGAATTATTTGGGCAGTTTCATTTTTTTCAGGATTCGGTTTTTTAGCCTATATTATAGCATGGATTGTTATTCCGCAAAAACCATATGGAATGGAAACCTATCATAATCAAACATATCATGCGCCGAGTTATCCTAAAGAACCGCAAAGTGAAGGTGAAGAAATACCAGCTGAAGAAATAGATTACAATCAAAGCGAGGAATATACAGCCTCAAGTAAAGCAGAGCCAAACTACACCAAAGCTCGGGACTATAATAATGATAGAAGCGATAAAAGCGCAAAGGTTATAGGCATAGGACTGATAATAATCGGAGGAGGCTATCTTGCCAAGAAGCTTCTTGGCTTTATAAATATCGATGATAAATTGGTATTTAGTGCGCTTCTTATAGTAGTAGGACTATTTCTGATAAGTAAGAAAAATAAATAA
- a CDS encoding superoxide dismutase, producing MIFKLPELNYSYDALEPHIDKQTMEIHHTKHHQAYVDKLNQALEKYPEFQNMDIEEILKSLDKLPEDIKAAVRNNGGGHYNHDLFWKIMSPEGERKPVGELAKKIDEKFGDFESFKAKFKDASVGRFGSGWGWLVLNSDNSIDIVSTPNQDNPISEGKKVIFGLDVWEHAYYLKYMNKRPDYIDAWWNVVNWSIIEKRYQSLK from the coding sequence ATGATTTTTAAATTACCTGAACTAAACTATTCTTATGATGCACTTGAGCCACATATCGATAAACAAACTATGGAAATTCACCATACTAAACATCATCAAGCTTATGTAGATAAACTAAATCAAGCTTTGGAAAAGTATCCAGAATTTCAAAATATGGATATAGAAGAGATATTAAAATCTTTAGATAAGCTTCCAGAGGATATAAAAGCAGCTGTTAGAAATAATGGTGGAGGGCACTATAATCATGATTTATTTTGGAAGATTATGTCACCAGAGGGAGAGAGAAAGCCTGTAGGAGAGCTTGCTAAGAAGATAGATGAAAAATTTGGAGATTTTGAAAGCTTTAAAGCAAAGTTTAAAGATGCTTCAGTAGGTAGATTTGGTAGTGGCTGGGGCTGGCTAGTTCTAAATTCTGATAACAGCATAGATATAGTATCTACTCCTAATCAAGATAATCCTATATCAGAAGGCAAGAAAGTTATTTTTGGATTGGATGTTTGGGAGCATGCATATTATCTTAAATATATGAACAAAAGACCAGATTATATTGATGCTTGGTGGAATGTTGTAAACTGGAGCATAATCGAAAAGAGATACCAGTCTTTAAAGTAA
- a CDS encoding DUF1667 domain-containing protein, with amino-acid sequence MHSELTCIACPMGCRLQIEETENGYIIEGHTCPKGKKYALQELEDPRRMVTSTVRVENGFLALVPVKTAEPIPKNLIFDVMTQINSVVVEAPVLLGDVIVKDVAGTGIDIVATRDMPKSI; translated from the coding sequence ATGCATAGTGAATTGACTTGTATAGCCTGTCCTATGGGGTGCAGGCTTCAGATAGAGGAAACAGAAAATGGTTATATCATTGAAGGACATACTTGCCCAAAAGGCAAAAAATATGCACTTCAAGAATTAGAGGATCCAAGAAGAATGGTTACATCTACTGTAAGAGTAGAAAACGGATTTTTGGCTTTAGTTCCTGTAAAGACAGCAGAGCCAATTCCTAAAAACTTGATATTTGATGTTATGACTCAAATCAATTCTGTAGTAGTAGAAGCTCCAGTACTTTTAGGCGATGTTATAGTTAAGGATGTAGCTGGGACAGGGATAGATATAGTTGCAACTAGAGATATGCCCAAGAGCATCTAA
- a CDS encoding NAD(P)/FAD-dependent oxidoreductase codes for MKYEVVVIGGGPAGLGAAVEAKKCGANSVLIIERDRELGGILNQCIHNGFGLHEFKEELTGPEYAQRFIEQAKKSDIEIMLNTMVLNIDDEKKIIALGEQGIMEIRAGAVVLAMGCRERTAGAIAINGYRPAGVYTAGMAQRIINMEGYMVGKEVVIYGSGDIGLIMARRMTLEGAKVKAVVEIMPYSSGLYRNIAQCLEDYDIPLMLSHNIHEIHGKDRINGVTISKVDENRRPIKGTEEFISCDTLLLSVGLIPENELSQKAGIAIDKITNGPIVDSKMHTQVDGIFACGNVLHVHDIVDFVTKESRIAGKNAAYYVRQSLNKDSYVSTKSDKGIRYIMPHKILLNSEEDVNLYMRVDGIYKDSKVIVKCDNKEILSKKMRHMIPSEMINIVLKNELIKDLSGEITVEVEGEKHA; via the coding sequence ATGAAGTATGAAGTAGTCGTAATAGGAGGAGGACCAGCTGGACTAGGAGCGGCTGTAGAAGCAAAAAAATGCGGGGCAAACTCAGTCCTTATAATAGAAAGAGACAGAGAACTTGGTGGCATCTTGAATCAGTGTATTCATAATGGATTTGGACTTCATGAGTTCAAAGAAGAATTAACAGGACCAGAATATGCACAGAGATTTATAGAGCAGGCTAAAAAATCGGATATAGAAATAATGCTAAACACCATGGTTTTGAATATAGATGATGAGAAAAAAATAATAGCACTTGGAGAGCAAGGAATTATGGAAATACGGGCAGGTGCTGTTGTGCTTGCTATGGGGTGCAGAGAAAGAACTGCTGGAGCTATTGCAATTAATGGATACAGACCAGCTGGAGTATATACAGCAGGAATGGCTCAGAGAATTATAAACATGGAAGGCTATATGGTAGGCAAGGAAGTAGTTATATATGGCTCTGGAGATATAGGTTTAATTATGGCGAGAAGAATGACTCTCGAAGGAGCTAAGGTAAAGGCTGTTGTTGAGATTATGCCATATTCTAGTGGACTTTATAGAAACATAGCACAATGTCTTGAGGATTATGATATCCCTTTGATGCTATCTCACAATATCCACGAGATTCATGGAAAGGATAGAATAAATGGAGTAACAATTTCAAAGGTTGATGAAAATAGAAGACCTATAAAAGGCACTGAGGAATTTATTTCATGTGACACCTTACTGCTTTCTGTTGGCTTAATACCAGAAAATGAGCTATCTCAAAAAGCAGGGATAGCAATTGATAAAATTACTAATGGTCCAATAGTTGATAGTAAAATGCACACTCAAGTGGATGGAATTTTTGCTTGTGGTAATGTTCTTCATGTGCACGATATAGTAGATTTTGTAACAAAAGAAAGCCGAATAGCTGGTAAAAATGCAGCCTATTATGTAAGACAGAGCCTAAATAAGGACAGCTATGTATCTACAAAAAGCGATAAAGGAATAAGATATATTATGCCTCACAAAATACTATTAAACAGCGAAGAGGATGTAAATCTTTATATGCGTGTAGATGGAATATATAAAGATTCAAAAGTTATAGTAAAATGCGATAATAAAGAGATACTTTCTAAGAAAATGAGGCATATGATACCTTCAGAGATGATTAATATAGTACTTAAAAATGAGCTTATAAAAGATTTGTCTGGAGAAATAACTGTGGAAGTGGAGGGCGAAAAACATGCATAG
- a CDS encoding NAD(P)/FAD-dependent oxidoreductase, whose amino-acid sequence MYDVTIIGAGVVGASIARELSRYKLKTLVLEKNIEVCQGTTKANSAIVHGGYDAYEGSLKAKLNVWGNKLYSQLTEELEVSFDRIGSLVVAFNEEEMKELEVLYKRGLNNQVEGLELVDGDRARELEPNLSKEVIGALYCSSAGIVCPFNMTFALIENAIENNVELKTSEMVESIEKLDEGFKITTSKSEYKTKYIVNAAGLYSDKIANLIGDNEFEILPRKGEYRILDRNAGDNVTKVIFQAPTKVGKGILVAPTVHGNVIVGPTADNVDSVEDTTTSSSGIEKVDELSRKSIPNLPLNQSIRVFAGVRASSNKKDFVIYPSKNAKGFINVGGIDSPGLASSPAIAKYVAKLLNEQGLELEENPSFNPKRKAILGFEHMSLEEKKEILKQNPKYSKIICRCESITEGEIIEAIKRPAGARTLDGVKRRVRPGSGRCQGGFCAPRVMEILSRELNIPIEELVKENHGSALVDSKIKGGDK is encoded by the coding sequence ATGTATGATGTTACAATAATAGGAGCAGGGGTAGTAGGAGCTAGCATTGCTAGAGAGCTATCTAGATATAAGCTTAAAACTCTAGTTTTAGAAAAAAACATAGAGGTTTGTCAGGGGACGACCAAGGCAAATAGTGCCATAGTTCACGGAGGCTATGATGCATATGAGGGCAGCTTAAAGGCTAAGCTAAATGTATGGGGAAACAAGCTTTACTCTCAGCTTACAGAAGAGCTAGAGGTTTCTTTTGATAGAATAGGCTCGCTAGTTGTTGCATTTAATGAAGAAGAAATGAAGGAACTTGAGGTTTTATACAAAAGAGGGCTAAACAACCAAGTAGAAGGCTTGGAACTAGTAGATGGAGATAGAGCTAGAGAGCTTGAACCGAATTTATCAAAAGAAGTTATAGGAGCACTTTATTGTAGTAGTGCTGGAATAGTATGTCCTTTTAATATGACCTTTGCTTTGATTGAAAATGCTATAGAAAATAATGTAGAGCTAAAAACAAGTGAGATGGTTGAGTCTATAGAGAAACTAGATGAAGGATTTAAAATAACAACATCAAAATCAGAATATAAAACAAAATACATAGTAAATGCCGCAGGTCTATATTCAGATAAAATTGCTAATCTTATAGGAGACAATGAATTCGAAATTCTTCCTAGAAAAGGAGAATATAGAATTTTAGATAGAAATGCAGGAGATAATGTTACAAAGGTTATATTTCAGGCACCTACTAAGGTAGGCAAAGGGATATTAGTGGCGCCGACTGTACATGGAAATGTAATAGTAGGGCCAACAGCAGATAATGTTGATAGTGTTGAAGATACGACAACTTCAAGCTCAGGAATTGAGAAAGTTGATGAGCTATCAAGAAAATCAATACCGAATCTTCCTCTAAATCAAAGCATAAGAGTTTTCGCAGGAGTGAGAGCATCTAGTAATAAAAAAGATTTTGTGATTTATCCTTCGAAAAATGCCAAGGGATTTATAAATGTTGGAGGAATAGATTCGCCAGGGTTAGCATCTTCACCTGCTATTGCAAAGTATGTAGCGAAGCTACTTAATGAGCAAGGACTTGAATTAGAAGAGAATCCATCATTTAATCCTAAGAGAAAGGCTATTTTAGGATTTGAGCATATGAGTCTTGAAGAAAAGAAGGAAATCCTAAAGCAAAATCCTAAATACTCCAAGATAATCTGTAGATGCGAGAGTATAACAGAAGGAGAAATAATTGAGGCTATAAAAAGACCAGCAGGAGCTAGAACTCTTGATGGAGTAAAACGAAGAGTAAGACCAGGCTCTGGAAGATGCCAGGGAGGATTTTGTGCACCTAGGGTTATGGAGATTCTATCTAGAGAGCTAAACATACCTATAGAAGAGCTAGTTAAGGAAAATCACGGTTCAGCCCTTGTAGACTCAAAGATTAAAGGCGGTGACAAGTAA
- the glpK gene encoding glycerol kinase GlpK: MKNYILALDQGTTSSRAIVFDKDGMIVGTSQKEFTQIYPKAGWVEHDAMEIWGTQSGVAREVLEKTGVRPEEVAAIGITNQRETTVVWDKNTGKPIYNAIVWQCRRTAAICDELKAKGLEASIKEKTGLVVDAYFSGTKVKWILDNVEGAREKAENGELLFGNIDTWLIWNLTRGKVHVTDYSNASRTLLYNIKELKWDDEILSELGIPKSMLPEVKPSSCVYGHTDPQTFGGAEIPIAGDAGDQQAALFGQACFEPGMAKNTYGTGCFMLMNTGEKPIESKNGLLTTIAWGIGDKVEYALEGSIFIAGASIQWLRDELKLVYDSAQSEYYANLVEDTNGVYVVPAFTGLGAPYWDMYARGAILGLTRGSKREHIVRATLESIAYQTKDVLEAMQEDSGITLKALKVDGGAAANNFLMSFQSDILNVPVRRPQVLETTALGAAYLAGLAVGFWKDQDEIKDKWAVDREFEISMEEDLRNKKYNGWKKAVKRAMDWETEE, encoded by the coding sequence ATGAAAAATTACATACTTGCATTAGATCAAGGTACAACTAGCTCTAGAGCAATAGTATTTGATAAAGACGGTATGATAGTCGGAACATCTCAAAAGGAGTTTACTCAGATTTATCCAAAGGCTGGATGGGTAGAGCACGATGCCATGGAAATATGGGGAACTCAAAGTGGTGTAGCTAGAGAGGTTCTTGAAAAAACAGGAGTTAGACCAGAAGAGGTAGCAGCTATAGGAATAACAAACCAAAGAGAGACTACAGTAGTTTGGGATAAGAATACAGGAAAGCCTATATATAACGCTATCGTATGGCAATGTAGAAGAACTGCTGCTATATGTGATGAACTAAAAGCAAAAGGCTTAGAAGCTTCAATTAAAGAAAAGACGGGTCTTGTTGTGGATGCATACTTCTCAGGAACAAAGGTTAAGTGGATACTTGACAATGTAGAAGGAGCCAGAGAAAAAGCTGAAAATGGAGAACTTCTATTTGGAAATATAGACACTTGGCTAATTTGGAATCTTACAAGAGGAAAGGTTCACGTAACTGATTATTCTAATGCTTCTAGAACCTTGTTATATAATATCAAAGAATTAAAGTGGGATGATGAAATTTTAAGTGAATTAGGGATTCCTAAATCAATGCTTCCTGAAGTAAAACCTTCTAGCTGTGTATATGGACATACTGACCCACAAACTTTTGGTGGAGCAGAAATTCCTATAGCAGGAGATGCTGGAGACCAGCAAGCGGCATTATTTGGACAGGCGTGTTTTGAACCAGGAATGGCAAAGAACACATATGGAACAGGATGCTTTATGCTTATGAATACAGGTGAAAAGCCAATTGAATCTAAGAACGGCTTGCTTACAACTATAGCTTGGGGAATAGGAGATAAAGTTGAGTACGCTCTTGAGGGAAGTATATTTATCGCTGGAGCATCTATTCAATGGCTTAGAGATGAACTAAAGCTAGTATATGATTCAGCTCAATCAGAGTATTATGCAAATTTAGTTGAAGATACAAATGGAGTTTATGTAGTTCCTGCGTTTACAGGACTCGGAGCACCGTACTGGGATATGTATGCAAGAGGAGCAATACTTGGACTTACAAGAGGTTCAAAGAGAGAGCATATCGTAAGAGCAACTCTAGAGTCTATAGCTTATCAAACAAAAGATGTTTTAGAAGCAATGCAAGAGGATTCTGGAATAACTCTTAAAGCATTGAAGGTAGATGGTGGCGCTGCTGCTAATAATTTCCTTATGAGCTTCCAATCTGATATCTTAAACGTACCAGTTAGAAGACCTCAAGTTCTTGAAACTACTGCTCTTGGAGCAGCATATCTTGCTGGCCTTGCAGTAGGATTCTGGAAAGACCAAGATGAGATTAAAGATAAATGGGCTGTGGATAGAGAATTTGAAATTAGCATGGAAGAAGATTTAAGAAACAAGAAGTACAATGGCTGGAAAAAAGCTGTTAAGAGAGCTATGGACTGGGAAACTGAAGAATAA
- a CDS encoding MIP/aquaporin family protein: protein MISPFLAEVIGTACILLFGSGVVAGCVLKDSKAENAGWIVITWAWGIGVMLGIYASGNISGAHLNPAVTIALATIGEFPWASVPSYILAQFIGAFLGSTIVWAAYYPHWEKTEDKGAKLAVFSTGPAIRNLPANLLTEAIGTFILVFAILFIGTNNIADGMNPFIIGLLILGLGLSFGGPTGYAINPARDLGPRIAHAILPIAGKGDSDWGYAWVPVVGPIIGGVLGALTFAMIF from the coding sequence ATGATTTCACCGTTTTTAGCAGAAGTAATTGGAACAGCATGTATTTTACTTTTTGGTAGTGGAGTAGTTGCAGGATGTGTACTTAAGGATTCAAAAGCCGAAAATGCAGGCTGGATAGTTATTACTTGGGCCTGGGGTATAGGCGTAATGCTTGGAATTTATGCATCAGGAAATATAAGTGGTGCTCATCTTAATCCAGCAGTAACCATAGCATTGGCTACTATAGGAGAGTTCCCTTGGGCGAGCGTTCCATCTTATATTTTGGCACAGTTTATAGGAGCATTTTTAGGATCGACTATAGTATGGGCAGCTTATTATCCTCACTGGGAGAAAACAGAAGATAAGGGAGCAAAGCTAGCAGTGTTTTCAACAGGACCAGCTATTAGAAATCTTCCTGCAAACCTTTTGACAGAAGCAATAGGAACTTTTATATTAGTTTTTGCAATACTGTTTATTGGAACAAACAATATAGCTGATGGTATGAATCCTTTTATAATTGGACTTTTGATATTGGGACTGGGGCTTTCATTTGGAGGACCAACAGGTTATGCTATTAATCCAGCAAGAGATTTGGGACCAAGAATAGCACATGCGATACTTCCAATAGCTGGAAAGGGTGATAGTGACTGGGGATATGCTTGGGTGCCAGTTGTAGGACCGATAATTGGTGGAGTACTAGGAGCTTTGACTTTTGCTATGATATTTTAA
- a CDS encoding glycerol-3-phosphate responsive antiterminator gives MVSKRQLTNILENTPVIPAIKNEQGLRKVIETDNKIVFILNADILGIRNIIETLKKHDKIPFIHVDMITGFASNPIVIDYLVSQYKNECGIITTKSSMIKKAMESDVRVIQRLFVLDSLSIETNIQQIKKIRPDAVEIMPGIIPRVIKRIKSEIPEIPIIAGGLIESKEDIMDVLKSGGIAVSTSKESLWDI, from the coding sequence ATGGTAAGTAAGAGACAGCTGACAAATATTTTGGAAAATACTCCTGTAATACCTGCTATAAAAAACGAGCAAGGATTGAGGAAGGTAATAGAAACAGATAATAAAATAGTATTTATTTTAAATGCGGATATTTTAGGAATAAGAAATATAATTGAAACTTTGAAAAAACACGATAAAATTCCATTTATCCATGTAGACATGATAACAGGATTTGCATCAAATCCTATAGTTATAGATTATTTAGTTTCCCAATATAAAAATGAATGTGGAATAATAACGACAAAATCAAGCATGATAAAAAAAGCTATGGAATCGGATGTAAGGGTAATACAAAGATTATTTGTATTAGATTCACTTTCTATAGAAACCAATATCCAGCAGATAAAAAAAATTCGTCCTGACGCAGTAGAGATTATGCCTGGAATAATTCCTAGAGTTATTAAAAGGATTAAGTCAGAAATACCTGAAATTCCAATAATAGCAGGAGGACTTATTGAATCAAAAGAAGATATTATGGATGTATTAAAAAGTGGAGGAATAGCTGTATCTACGAGCAAAGAATCTCTATGGGATATATAG
- a CDS encoding magnesium transporter CorA family protein, with product MLRIFKTIDDVTGEIDEMEDGAWIYMVSPTPEEIETVRLRYNVDESHMKAALDEEESPRIDVEDESTLFIIDVPVPQEDPSGRLYGTIPIGIIIAKEAIISICTKDVKILTDLIKGRMKGFYTYKKTRIILQIMYKVATYFLLYLKQIDRVSVQVERELHKSMKNKELIQLLSLEKSLVYFTTSLRANEMVFEKMLRLDAVKKYPDDKELLEDVIIENKQAIEMANIYSNILSGTMDAFASVISNNLNIVMKVLTSITIVMAIPTIIASLFGMNVPVPFAANPMGFWIIIFIASVMSFLAALVMVKKQLF from the coding sequence ATGCTTAGAATTTTTAAAACTATAGATGATGTGACTGGCGAGATAGATGAAATGGAAGATGGCGCATGGATATATATGGTTAGTCCTACCCCAGAGGAAATAGAAACCGTAAGGCTCAGATACAACGTAGATGAGAGCCACATGAAAGCAGCACTTGATGAGGAGGAAAGCCCTCGTATAGATGTTGAGGATGAAAGCACCCTGTTTATAATTGACGTCCCAGTTCCTCAGGAAGACCCTAGTGGTAGGCTTTATGGAACTATTCCTATAGGTATAATTATTGCAAAGGAAGCTATTATAAGCATATGTACTAAAGATGTAAAGATTCTTACTGACCTTATAAAAGGACGAATGAAAGGCTTTTATACTTACAAAAAAACTAGAATTATACTTCAAATCATGTACAAAGTAGCTACTTATTTCTTGCTTTATCTAAAGCAAATTGATAGAGTGAGTGTCCAAGTAGAAAGAGAGCTTCACAAATCGATGAAGAATAAAGAGCTTATTCAGCTATTATCTTTAGAAAAATCCTTGGTTTACTTTACGACGTCCTTAAGAGCAAATGAAATGGTGTTTGAGAAGATGCTAAGGCTCGATGCAGTTAAAAAGTATCCAGATGATAAAGAATTACTAGAAGATGTAATCATAGAAAACAAACAGGCTATAGAAATGGCAAATATCTATAGCAATATACTAAGCGGTACTATGGATGCCTTTGCTTCTGTGATTTCAAATAACCTAAACATAGTGATGAAAGTGCTTACATCTATTACTATAGTTATGGCTATACCAACTATTATCGCAAGCTTATTTGGAATGAACGTGCCAGTGCCTTTTGCTGCCAACCCAATGGGCTTTTGGATTATTATTTTTATAGCATCAGTGATGTCTTTTTTAGCTGCGCTAGTTATGGTGAAAAAGCAGTTGTTTTAA